One window of the Methanocaldococcus vulcanius M7 genome contains the following:
- a CDS encoding DUF166 domain-containing protein, which produces MAKILVVSDGAYGYRVQGTVNSFGKKNKFLGIYKIDRPDDLLVDNIEFPEELLEKIKEADILLLYTQHPDNTYYLCYEARRLNKDIAIIVATWSGEGAKKELSKFDAICPEEMCLLDEEEVRGIIDKYPKLKEFLEEFGTPKVRVYVKNGEVKDVDVLRTSICGSTLFMAKLMRGMKVNDLEEFARNSAMLIQRYPCVAGKIKIFRGDCKKQKALNIHKKAILDGLTILD; this is translated from the coding sequence ATGGCAAAGATTTTAGTGGTTAGTGATGGAGCATATGGGTATAGAGTTCAAGGGACGGTAAATTCATTTGGAAAGAAAAATAAATTTCTTGGCATCTACAAAATTGATAGACCAGATGATTTGCTCGTTGATAATATAGAATTTCCTGAAGAGTTGCTTGAAAAAATAAAAGAAGCAGATATTTTGTTGCTGTATACGCAACACCCAGATAACACTTACTACCTCTGCTACGAAGCAAGAAGGTTGAATAAAGATATTGCCATCATTGTGGCAACGTGGAGCGGAGAGGGTGCAAAAAAAGAACTATCTAAATTTGATGCAATATGCCCGGAAGAGATGTGTTTATTAGATGAAGAAGAAGTTAGAGGGATAATTGATAAATATCCAAAATTAAAAGAGTTTTTAGAAGAGTTTGGAACTCCAAAAGTTAGGGTATATGTTAAAAATGGAGAAGTTAAAGATGTGGACGTTTTAAGAACGTCTATCTGCGGATCAACGCTTTTTATGGCTAAATTAATGAGAGGTATGAAAGTTAACGATTTAGAAGAATTTGCAAGAAACTCTGCTATGTTAATTCAAAGATACCCCTGCGTTGCTGGAAAGATAAAAATTTTTAGAGGAGATTGTAAAAAGCAAAAAGCATTAAATATACACAAAAAGGCAATCTTGGACGGATTAACTATATTGGACTAA